The genomic stretch CCGGGCGGCTGAAACACACAAAGCTGCGTCGACGTCTGTGCTCGTCGAGCCGGACCAGCTTCGCCATAAGCAACACCTCATTGCACGGCATCTCTTGTTCGGTTCGTGACAGTCTTCCTCATTTCCGATGCAGTGTCCAGTAGACCCAAACCCTCGTAAACGCCTCGGAATCGCGGAAAACGGTAGCGCATCCGGCTTTCATCCGAGAGAGCCGGGGTATCGCTCAGGGATTTGCCATCCTCCGAGGCGGTCGCTATTGTACGGCCCTCATTTGTCCCGGAGGCCTTGGTGAGCGATATCTTCCGCGAGATTGAAGAAGACTTACAACGCGATCGATACAAGAAGCTGTGGGAGAAATACGGCAACCTTGTCATCGCCGCGGCCGTGGTGCTGGTCCTGGGTACGGCCGGCTGGCAGGTTTGGAAGGCGAACAAGATAAAACGCGACGAAGCATTTGGCGCTCGCTATGCCGAGGCTGCCAAGCTCGCAGAAGACGGCAAGACCGATCAGGCGGAACAAGACTTCGCTAAACTCGCCACGGATGCCGGCCACGGGTATGCGGCACTTTCACGGCTGCAGGAGGCGTCGCTTCTGGCCAAGGCCGGCAAGCGCGACGAGGCGATCGCCGTCTACGACAAACTCGCTGCGGACAGTTCCGTCGACCGGACATATCGCGACCTGGCGGCTTACCTTGCGGTACTCCATAATGTCGACACCGGCGACCCTGCGGTCCTTGCCAAGCAACTTGAACCGCTGACGGCAGCATCGAGCCCGTGGCGCCACTCGGCCCTCGAGCTGTCGGCACTGCTCGCCGAGCGCGCGGGCGATGTGGCGCGTGCGCGGCAGATCTACACGCAGCTTGCCGACGATGCGACAGCGCCTCAAGGCGTTCGTGCGCGTGCGGCCGAAATGCTCGCCGCACTCAAGGGCTGAGACCGGCATGATCCGCTGCCGCGCCGCCACGATCCTGGAGATCCTCTCGGCCTTGACGCTCGTCCTCGCCCTCGGCGGGTGCGATG from Alphaproteobacteria bacterium encodes the following:
- a CDS encoding tetratricopeptide repeat protein produces the protein MSDIFREIEEDLQRDRYKKLWEKYGNLVIAAAVVLVLGTAGWQVWKANKIKRDEAFGARYAEAAKLAEDGKTDQAEQDFAKLATDAGHGYAALSRLQEASLLAKAGKRDEAIAVYDKLAADSSVDRTYRDLAAYLAVLHNVDTGDPAVLAKQLEPLTAASSPWRHSALELSALLAERAGDVARARQIYTQLADDATAPQGVRARAAEMLAALKG